From one Pontibacillus sp. HMF3514 genomic stretch:
- a CDS encoding NUDIX domain-containing protein, whose amino-acid sequence MIGSPNKFGYQIEQFYNSRNYSIDDFILSGSFVIARKDGRTLLCHNHKREQWELPAGKREPGETPWECAERELKEETGQVVSGLSWIGVMKLVNKENGKEKYNPVFTGVVEKLQPFHENEETDAIVFWDGEERIGEVDEVDVALLHKIF is encoded by the coding sequence ATGATCGGAAGTCCAAATAAATTCGGTTATCAAATTGAACAGTTTTATAATAGTAGAAATTATTCAATAGATGACTTTATCCTTTCAGGTTCATTTGTAATTGCTCGAAAAGACGGTAGAACATTATTGTGTCATAACCATAAGCGTGAACAATGGGAGTTACCAGCCGGAAAAAGAGAACCTGGCGAAACACCTTGGGAATGTGCGGAGCGTGAATTGAAAGAAGAAACAGGTCAAGTGGTTAGTGGTTTATCATGGATTGGTGTAATGAAGCTTGTTAACAAAGAGAATGGAAAAGAAAAGTATAACCCTGTTTTTACTGGAGTGGTTGAAAAGTTACAACCATTTCATGAGAATGAAGAAACCGATGCAATTGTGTTTTGGGATGGAGAAGAACGTATAGGAGAAGTTGATGAAGTAGATGTAGCATTATTACATAAAATTTTTTAA
- the fdhF gene encoding formate dehydrogenase subunit alpha yields the protein MQEHTIVNVDGKELLAKPGQSLIQLLNEAEVEVPQICYHEALGAIETCDTCVVEVNGELKRACGTKVEAGMEVFTQKELVQSSQKEALDRIMQKHELYCTVCDYNNGSCEIHNAMADFGIEHQSKPFEPKPYEVDRTGSFYRYDPDQCILCGRCVEVCQDIQVNETLTIDWERQQPRVIWDNDVPIDQSSCVNCGQCVTVCPCNALIETNMEGEAGFMTDHEPGLLRSMIELTKKVEPGYGPLFAVSDTEANMREDRIEKTKTVCTYCGVGCSFDVWTKGREVLKVEPQIDSPANSISTCVKGKFGWDYVNSDDRLTKPLVRDGDHFKEVEWDEAINVIAENFNRLKVEHGADSMGFISSSKATNEESYVMQKLARQVIGTNNVDNCSRYCQSPATKGLFRTVGHGGDAGSIEDIAKAELVMTIGSNTAESHPVLASRIKRSQKLFGQKLYVFDLRKHEMGKRADEFIQPAPGTDLVWLSAVTKYIIDQGWHDKEFIDTWVNDFEEYYESLKPFTLEYAEKTTGITQEMLKQVAKEVYEAETTSICWAMGVTQHQLGSDTSTAISNLLLATGNYKKPGAGAYPLRGHNNVQGCSDFGSMPNFFPGYEKTTDDDARQRYENLWQVDLPIDPGMDNHQMIENIHEGNLKSMFILGEDTGIVDANINYVTAGFEKLDFMVVQDLFLTKTAEYADVVLPACSSLEKDGTFTNTERRFQRIYKAMEPLEGTKPDWEIIQLIAKELGYDWGYDHPEKIMEEAAFLTPLFAGVTYDRLEGYNSLQWPVAPDGTDTPLLYEDEFPFADGKARFYSLSYENLYETNEEFDLHVNNGRLLEHFHEGNMTYKTPGIVRKTPNAFLEVSPELAEERGIEEGALVRLTSHAGSATGEVHVTDRVAGKELYLPLNDNGKSAVNFLTDNRVDKDTNTPAYKEIAVKMDVIRKKGKSPVPDNNHRRGNPQPQISVGVERKWERDDYTFPGNQVSRDG from the coding sequence GTGCAGGAGCATACGATCGTAAATGTTGATGGTAAAGAATTGCTAGCCAAGCCGGGACAATCTTTGATTCAATTACTGAATGAGGCTGAAGTTGAGGTACCTCAGATTTGTTACCATGAAGCGCTTGGTGCAATAGAAACCTGTGACACTTGTGTAGTAGAAGTAAACGGAGAGTTGAAACGGGCTTGCGGAACAAAAGTTGAGGCAGGTATGGAGGTTTTTACACAAAAAGAGCTTGTGCAATCTTCTCAAAAAGAAGCGTTAGATCGGATTATGCAAAAACACGAACTCTATTGTACAGTTTGTGATTATAACAACGGTTCATGTGAAATTCATAATGCAATGGCTGATTTCGGAATCGAACACCAATCGAAGCCATTTGAGCCAAAACCATATGAGGTTGATCGTACTGGCTCCTTTTACAGATATGATCCAGATCAATGTATTTTGTGTGGTCGATGTGTAGAGGTATGTCAGGATATTCAGGTCAATGAAACATTAACGATTGATTGGGAGCGACAACAACCACGCGTAATCTGGGACAATGATGTTCCAATTGATCAGTCCTCTTGTGTAAACTGTGGTCAATGTGTAACAGTTTGTCCATGTAATGCTCTAATCGAAACCAATATGGAAGGGGAAGCAGGTTTCATGACAGACCATGAGCCAGGCTTGCTTCGTTCCATGATTGAACTTACCAAAAAAGTTGAGCCTGGATATGGACCACTTTTCGCTGTGTCTGATACGGAAGCGAATATGCGTGAGGATCGAATTGAAAAGACCAAAACCGTTTGTACATATTGTGGGGTTGGTTGCTCATTCGATGTATGGACAAAAGGTCGCGAAGTCTTGAAAGTAGAACCTCAAATTGATTCACCAGCAAACTCTATTTCAACATGTGTAAAAGGGAAGTTCGGCTGGGATTACGTAAATAGTGATGATCGTTTAACGAAACCGTTAGTGCGAGATGGAGACCATTTTAAAGAAGTCGAATGGGATGAAGCCATTAACGTTATCGCTGAAAACTTCAATCGACTAAAAGTAGAGCATGGTGCAGATTCCATGGGCTTTATCTCTTCTTCTAAAGCAACCAATGAAGAATCTTATGTAATGCAAAAGCTTGCCCGCCAAGTGATTGGAACCAATAATGTTGATAATTGCTCAAGATATTGTCAGTCCCCAGCTACTAAAGGACTTTTCCGTACAGTTGGTCATGGAGGAGATGCTGGGTCAATTGAGGATATTGCTAAAGCTGAGCTTGTTATGACTATTGGGTCCAATACAGCTGAATCTCACCCTGTGTTGGCATCTCGAATCAAACGTTCCCAGAAGCTTTTTGGTCAGAAACTATATGTATTTGATTTACGTAAGCATGAAATGGGAAAACGTGCAGATGAATTTATTCAGCCAGCTCCAGGGACAGACCTTGTATGGTTATCCGCTGTAACCAAATATATAATCGACCAAGGCTGGCATGATAAAGAATTTATTGATACCTGGGTGAATGACTTTGAAGAGTACTATGAGAGCTTAAAGCCATTCACGTTGGAGTATGCAGAAAAAACAACAGGCATTACTCAAGAAATGTTAAAGCAAGTTGCGAAAGAGGTTTATGAAGCTGAAACGACTTCGATATGTTGGGCGATGGGCGTAACACAGCACCAACTTGGAAGTGACACAAGTACAGCCATTTCCAACTTGTTATTAGCTACAGGAAACTATAAAAAGCCAGGTGCAGGTGCTTATCCATTACGTGGTCATAATAACGTTCAGGGTTGCAGTGACTTTGGTAGTATGCCGAACTTTTTCCCTGGTTATGAAAAAACAACAGATGATGACGCTAGACAACGTTATGAAAACCTATGGCAGGTTGATTTACCAATAGACCCTGGTATGGATAACCACCAAATGATTGAAAACATACACGAGGGTAACTTAAAGAGTATGTTTATCCTTGGTGAAGATACAGGAATAGTTGATGCCAATATTAATTATGTAACAGCAGGTTTTGAGAAATTGGATTTCATGGTTGTCCAAGATCTATTCTTAACGAAAACAGCTGAATATGCTGATGTTGTTCTACCTGCTTGTAGTTCACTTGAAAAAGATGGTACGTTCACGAATACAGAACGCCGTTTCCAACGTATTTATAAAGCCATGGAACCACTCGAAGGCACAAAACCAGATTGGGAAATCATTCAGCTTATTGCAAAGGAATTAGGATATGATTGGGGTTATGATCACCCTGAAAAAATTATGGAAGAAGCGGCCTTTTTAACTCCATTGTTCGCAGGTGTAACATATGACCGTCTTGAAGGTTACAATAGCTTGCAATGGCCTGTAGCACCAGATGGAACGGATACACCATTATTGTATGAAGACGAATTCCCATTTGCAGATGGAAAGGCACGATTCTATTCCTTAAGCTATGAGAATCTTTATGAGACAAATGAAGAATTTGATCTCCATGTCAATAACGGAAGGTTACTTGAACACTTCCATGAAGGAAACATGACTTATAAAACACCTGGTATTGTTCGTAAAACACCAAATGCCTTTCTTGAAGTTTCACCAGAATTAGCTGAGGAACGGGGTATTGAAGAAGGAGCATTAGTTCGTTTAACATCACATGCTGGTTCTGCAACAGGAGAAGTACATGTTACCGATCGCGTGGCTGGAAAAGAACTTTACCTACCACTCAATGATAACGGTAAGTCGGCAGTAAACTTCTTAACGGATAATCGAGTTGATAAGGATACTAATACACCAGCCTATAAAGAGATTGCCGTTAAAATGGATGTCATTCGTAAGAAAGGGAAGTCACCCGTTCCAGATAACAATCACCGAAGAGGTAATCCACAACCTCAAATCAGTGTTGGAGTTGAACGAAAATGGGAGAGAGATGATTATACCTTCCCAGGAAATCAGGTGAGTCGAGATGGCTAA